Proteins encoded within one genomic window of Myxococcus virescens:
- a CDS encoding tetratricopeptide repeat protein, with product MRSLALISLLALPGCFYPADRGRALEAKVDRLGTDSAQIQTELKETREQLAATLPKIDEKVAEVTKALKGLDTASRRKDADIGVQFQKTVEDLAQLRGQVETYLHKITELETALAAQDQKLVSMQGEAALKEAEAKKKAEELKRPTDKKEFLALAKAKAKAGDVLLARQLYNEFMKKWAKDPLVGDAHFGLGETYFSESKCREALFEYGKVLQDFPKAESAPESYLRSSDCFAQLKMKEESRLALEELIKSYPKSAEAKTAKERIAELDKKAAPAKKGKK from the coding sequence ATGCGAAGCTTGGCGCTGATATCCCTGCTGGCCCTCCCTGGTTGCTTCTATCCCGCTGACCGCGGCCGCGCCCTCGAGGCGAAGGTCGACCGGCTCGGCACCGACTCCGCTCAGATTCAGACGGAGCTGAAGGAGACGCGCGAGCAGCTCGCCGCCACGCTCCCGAAAATCGACGAGAAGGTCGCGGAGGTCACCAAGGCCCTCAAGGGGCTGGACACCGCGTCGCGCCGAAAGGACGCGGACATCGGCGTGCAGTTCCAGAAGACCGTCGAGGACCTCGCCCAGCTTCGTGGCCAGGTGGAGACGTACCTCCACAAAATCACCGAGCTGGAGACGGCGCTGGCCGCGCAGGACCAGAAGCTGGTCTCCATGCAGGGCGAGGCGGCGCTGAAGGAGGCCGAGGCGAAGAAGAAGGCCGAGGAGCTCAAGCGCCCCACGGACAAGAAGGAGTTCCTGGCGCTCGCCAAGGCGAAGGCCAAGGCCGGCGACGTGCTGCTGGCGCGCCAGCTCTACAACGAGTTCATGAAGAAGTGGGCCAAGGACCCGCTGGTGGGGGACGCCCACTTCGGCCTCGGTGAGACGTACTTCTCCGAGTCCAAGTGCCGCGAGGCCCTCTTCGAGTACGGCAAGGTGCTGCAGGACTTCCCGAAGGCGGAGTCCGCGCCGGAGTCGTACCTGCGCTCGTCGGACTGCTTCGCCCAGCTGAAGATGAAGGAGGAGTCGCGGCTGGCGCTGGAGGAGCTCATCAAGAGCTACCCGAAGTCCGCCGAGGCGAAGACGGCCAAGGAGCGCATCGCCGAGCTGGACAAGAAGGCGGCGCCGGCCAAGAAGGGCAAGAAGTGA